TGTCTGGCTACCCAGAGCTCTGTAGAACGATTATATTCGCTGCCTCAGGTTGCTGAAAATTGGCGTGGTCCTTTATCAGTTGCCTTATTCTCCGCTGGTAATGAAGAATATATTGTTTTACGATATTTTGTGACATATTTGCGTTTGTGCTTTCCAAATGTGAAGGCGAATGCCACATTTCATATCTTAGTACCACGGGAATTTGACAATTTACCAACAGTTCAAATGGATACagtgaatattaaaaataaatacaattgtCAATATCCAGAGCGAACCCTAAAGGCTCTGTTAAAGTTTCGTACGGCCAAGACTTTAGAGTGGcgacaaaaaaatacatatccCCAGAATCATATGCGGAATGTGGCTCGCAAAGGATGTCAATCGAAATATGTTTTTCTAACAGATGTCGATATCATACCCAGCATCAACAGTGTTGTGCAACTAAACCATTTCTTCAAGACCGCGCGTTGCGAGGGAAGTTGTGCGTATGTGATTCccacatttgaaattgatgtTCGTGCTACATTTCCGCGCACCAAAGATACGCTCAtagcattaattaaaaaagggCTCGCCAGGCCATTCCAcgaaaaagttttcatttacaaTCAATATGCGACAAATTTTACAAGGTAAGGGCTATTTCTAATTGTTTGGTTTCACATGTCTTTATCCAAATGCTATTTGTTTTCGATCTTATGCATAGATGGCTTTTATCAAAACGAAATGAGACTGCAGTCAGCGTTAGTCATACGGTTACGAACTTTGAGTTTTTATATGAGCCTTTTTACATCGCCATAGATAAAGTGCCAGTTCACGATGAACGATTTACTGGTTATGGATTTACAAGAAATTCCCAAGTAAGTAATATAATTTGTggtatgaaatttatatttaaataaaatcgaattctcattttatttagGTATATGAAATGTACGTGGCTGGATACAAATTTCTGGTGCTATCGCCAGTTTTCACCTGCCACTGGGGTCTGCAAAGAAAGCAAGCGCGGCCCGCTTGGCGAGAACAGCAAAATAACGCGAATCGAAAGAAATTTGATGTGtttaaaagtgaaatatttgcaCGTTATAAAAATGATCCacatttgtaaataaactttttatcTTATTCAACTACTAGCAATAATGGTAGtcacattttcttttcaaatgttgtgaaaaaatgtaatcagaagggatatatttatttttctcttcaCCTACAAAAA
This is a stretch of genomic DNA from Drosophila albomicans strain 15112-1751.03 chromosome 3, ASM965048v2, whole genome shotgun sequence. It encodes these proteins:
- the LOC117572044 gene encoding beta-1,4-glucuronyltransferase 1 isoform X2, yielding MFRLLPCSSIKILLIMLSVNIFWLVRVYPPAHNTNAGQSVPQLKAEAMPGCPQNLEVVNKPLPLPKYSFEGALPVKNNNTISLTFDNIDLRYGRWDSQQMYKIKDFAVVGDQYAESSEASLICLATQSSVERLYSLPQVAENWRGPLSVALFSAGNEEYIVLRYFVTYLRLCFPNVKANATFHILVPREFDNLPTVQMDTVNIKNKYNCQYPERTLKALLKFRTAKTLEWRQKNTYPQNHMRNVARKGCQSKYVFLTDVDIIPSINSVVQLNHFFKTARCEGSCAYVIPTFEIDVRATFPRTKDTLIALIKKGLARPFHEKVFIYNQYATNFTRWLLSKRNETAVSVSHTVTNFEFLYEPFYIAIDKVPVHDERFTGYGFTRNSQVYEMYVAGYKFLVLSPVFTCHWGLQRKQARPAWREQQNNANRKKFDVFKSEIFARYKNDPHL
- the LOC117572044 gene encoding beta-1,4-glucuronyltransferase 1 isoform X1, with translation MLCLVCKPTSLLHCDYPAKRKSMFRLLPCSSIKILLIMLSVNIFWLVRVYPPAHNTNAGQSVPQLKAEAMPGCPQNLEVVNKPLPLPKYSFEGALPVKNNNTISLTFDNIDLRYGRWDSQQMYKIKDFAVVGDQYAESSEASLICLATQSSVERLYSLPQVAENWRGPLSVALFSAGNEEYIVLRYFVTYLRLCFPNVKANATFHILVPREFDNLPTVQMDTVNIKNKYNCQYPERTLKALLKFRTAKTLEWRQKNTYPQNHMRNVARKGCQSKYVFLTDVDIIPSINSVVQLNHFFKTARCEGSCAYVIPTFEIDVRATFPRTKDTLIALIKKGLARPFHEKVFIYNQYATNFTRWLLSKRNETAVSVSHTVTNFEFLYEPFYIAIDKVPVHDERFTGYGFTRNSQVYEMYVAGYKFLVLSPVFTCHWGLQRKQARPAWREQQNNANRKKFDVFKSEIFARYKNDPHL